The following proteins are co-located in the Streptomyces sp. NBC_01198 genome:
- a CDS encoding multifunctional oxoglutarate decarboxylase/oxoglutarate dehydrogenase thiamine pyrophosphate-binding subunit/dihydrolipoyllysine-residue succinyltransferase subunit — MQGPFRISGCGRRRTPVGRGNAARGGTGGRARGHRTLTSGHATRPTDDVLICRIPGTAAPPAGSGADVASKTLTRSTVLSAAGRPGSGDGWLATPSATVSARGKKAFRAVLSPSDSAPSVPYLGEFGINEWFVDEFREQYLRDPDSVDPVWQAYFKAAATTPGEAPGREPGDGGAAGDGDSDVVAKAVRVAALIHAYRVRGHLAAATNPLAAEPSSGHPDLEPSGHGLVAADAAREFPVNGFAGRQTMTLGEVRDALRAAYCGTTGIEYMHIQDPQERLWIQQRAEGPQPRPVRAEQLRILHRLGAAEAFETFLHTKYVGQKRYSLEGGESAIVLLDALLSGAARLGTREVVIGMAHRGRLNVLANIVGKPYAQIFDEFEDAVDIRSAQGSGDVKYHLGSAGTFHTADGRTVAVSVMANPSHLEIVGPVAQGVVRGRQDAAADGPGPSSVLPVVVHGDAAFAGQGVVAETLNMSQLAGYRTGGTVHVVINNQLGFTTAPAGARSSMYATDVARMVEAPILHVNGDDPEAVARVAQLAFDYRLAFHKDVVVDLVCYRRHGHSEVDDPSITQPDMYDRIAERPSVRKLYVQALLGAGVIDEQQVERARRDYRDQLDRAFAETAGTAAPRGGPQPGPAAADPASRTAATAVGEATLRRVLATQTDLPPDFTAHPRVLPQLQRRTAMLDAGNVDWATAEALAVGSLLLDGVPVRLAGQDSRRGTFGQRHAVLTDRRTGQEHTPLNTLGPGAARFTPYDSQLSELAVLAFEYGYSLARPEGLVLWEAQFGDFANGAQMVVDEYVSSSEQKWGQRSGVTLLLPHGLEGQGPDHSSGRLERFLQLCANDNMTVANPSLPGNYFHLLRGQGLARRSGPLVVFTPKSMLRLKAAVSGLAEFTGGSFRPVIPDAARDRGRTERVLLCSGKVFYDLDAHRRAAGEDGTAIVRLEQLYPFPADELRAELAAYPSGVEVRWVQEEPANQGAWTFAGPRVAELLAAPVGCVSRPAASAPAVGSARRHAAEQQDLVRRAFA, encoded by the coding sequence ATGCAGGGCCCCTTCCGGATTTCCGGGTGCGGTCGGCGCCGCACCCCTGTCGGCAGGGGGAACGCGGCGCGGGGCGGCACCGGTGGCCGGGCGCGAGGACATCGGACCCTCACATCAGGACATGCCACCCGCCCCACGGACGATGTCCTGATCTGCCGCATCCCCGGCACGGCCGCGCCGCCCGCCGGCTCGGGGGCCGACGTAGCCTCGAAGACGCTGACGAGGTCGACGGTCCTCAGCGCCGCGGGCCGCCCCGGATCAGGCGACGGCTGGCTGGCCACGCCGTCCGCGACGGTCTCCGCAAGAGGAAAGAAGGCGTTCCGCGCCGTGTTGTCACCATCAGACAGTGCTCCCTCCGTCCCGTATCTCGGGGAATTCGGTATCAACGAGTGGTTCGTCGACGAATTCCGGGAGCAGTACCTCCGCGACCCCGACTCCGTCGATCCGGTGTGGCAGGCGTACTTCAAGGCCGCCGCGACGACACCCGGCGAGGCGCCAGGGCGGGAGCCGGGCGATGGCGGGGCGGCCGGTGACGGGGACTCCGACGTCGTGGCGAAGGCGGTGCGGGTCGCGGCGCTGATCCACGCCTACCGCGTCCGCGGGCACCTGGCGGCGGCGACCAATCCCCTCGCGGCGGAACCGTCGTCCGGCCATCCGGACCTGGAGCCGTCGGGCCACGGCCTGGTCGCCGCGGACGCCGCGCGGGAATTCCCCGTCAACGGCTTCGCCGGACGGCAGACCATGACGCTGGGCGAGGTGCGCGACGCGCTCCGGGCGGCGTACTGCGGCACCACGGGCATCGAGTACATGCACATCCAGGACCCGCAGGAGCGGCTGTGGATCCAGCAGCGCGCGGAGGGGCCGCAGCCGCGGCCGGTACGCGCCGAGCAGTTGCGGATCCTGCACCGGCTGGGCGCCGCCGAGGCGTTCGAGACGTTCCTGCACACCAAGTACGTCGGGCAGAAGCGGTATTCGCTGGAAGGCGGGGAGTCCGCGATCGTCCTGCTGGACGCGCTGCTGTCCGGCGCCGCCCGCCTCGGCACGCGCGAGGTGGTCATCGGGATGGCGCACCGGGGGCGGCTGAACGTGCTGGCGAACATCGTGGGCAAGCCGTACGCGCAGATCTTCGACGAGTTCGAGGACGCGGTCGACATCCGCTCCGCCCAGGGCTCCGGCGACGTGAAGTACCACCTGGGTTCCGCCGGCACCTTCCACACCGCGGACGGCCGCACCGTCGCCGTCTCCGTCATGGCCAACCCCTCGCACCTGGAGATCGTGGGCCCGGTGGCGCAGGGCGTCGTGCGGGGCCGCCAGGACGCCGCGGCGGACGGGCCCGGGCCCTCCTCGGTGCTGCCGGTCGTGGTGCACGGCGACGCCGCCTTCGCCGGGCAGGGAGTGGTCGCCGAGACGCTGAACATGTCGCAGTTGGCCGGTTACCGCACCGGCGGCACGGTCCACGTGGTGATCAACAACCAGCTCGGCTTCACCACCGCGCCGGCCGGCGCCCGGTCGAGCATGTACGCCACTGACGTCGCGCGGATGGTCGAGGCACCGATCCTGCACGTCAACGGCGACGACCCGGAGGCGGTCGCCCGGGTGGCGCAGCTGGCCTTCGACTACCGTCTGGCCTTCCACAAGGACGTCGTCGTCGACCTGGTCTGCTACCGGCGCCACGGGCACAGCGAGGTCGACGACCCGTCGATCACCCAGCCGGACATGTACGACCGCATCGCCGAGCGGCCCTCGGTGCGGAAGCTGTACGTCCAGGCGCTGCTCGGCGCCGGCGTCATCGACGAGCAGCAGGTCGAACGCGCCCGGCGCGACTACCGCGACCAGCTCGACCGGGCCTTCGCCGAGACCGCGGGGACCGCCGCGCCCCGCGGCGGGCCGCAGCCGGGCCCCGCCGCCGCGGACCCCGCGTCCCGGACGGCGGCGACAGCGGTCGGCGAGGCGACGCTGCGGCGGGTGCTTGCCACCCAGACCGACCTGCCGCCGGACTTCACCGCGCACCCGCGCGTGCTGCCGCAGCTGCAGCGGCGCACGGCCATGCTGGACGCGGGGAACGTCGACTGGGCCACCGCGGAGGCACTCGCCGTCGGCTCGCTGCTGCTGGACGGCGTCCCGGTGCGGCTGGCCGGCCAGGACTCCCGCCGGGGCACCTTCGGCCAGCGGCACGCCGTCCTCACCGACCGCCGCACCGGCCAGGAGCACACCCCGCTCAACACCCTCGGCCCGGGCGCGGCCCGCTTCACGCCGTACGACTCGCAGCTGTCCGAACTCGCCGTGCTCGCCTTCGAGTACGGCTACTCGCTGGCCCGGCCGGAGGGCCTGGTGCTGTGGGAGGCGCAGTTCGGCGACTTCGCCAACGGCGCCCAGATGGTCGTCGACGAGTACGTCTCCTCCTCGGAGCAGAAGTGGGGGCAGCGCTCCGGCGTCACGCTGCTGCTGCCGCACGGCCTGGAAGGGCAGGGGCCAGACCACTCCTCCGGCCGCCTGGAGCGCTTCCTGCAGCTGTGCGCGAACGACAACATGACGGTGGCCAACCCCTCGCTGCCGGGCAACTACTTCCACCTGCTGCGGGGTCAGGGCCTGGCACGGCGGTCCGGGCCGCTGGTGGTCTTCACGCCGAAGTCCATGCTGCGGCTGAAGGCCGCGGTCTCGGGCCTGGCGGAGTTCACCGGCGGTTCCTTCCGTCCGGTGATCCCCGACGCGGCGCGGGACCGCGGCAGGACCGAGCGGGTGCTGCTCTGCTCGGGCAAGGTCTTCTACGACCTGGACGCCCACCGCCGCGCCGCCGGGGAGGACGGGACCGCAATCGTCCGCCTGGAGCAGCTGTATCCCTTCCCCGCCGACGAACTGCGGGCCGAACTGGCGGCGTACCCGTCGGGTGTCGAGGTGCGCTGGGTGCAGGAGGAACCGGCCAACCAGGGTGCCTGGACCTTCGCCGGGCCGAGGGTCGCCGAGCTGCTCGCCGCCCCGGTGGGCTGTGTGAGCCGCCCCGCGGCCTCCGCGCCCGCGGTCGGGTCCGCCCGCCGCCACGCGGCGGAACAGCAGGACCTCGTCCGCCGGGCCTTCGCCTGA
- a CDS encoding GlxA family transcriptional regulator gives MNHPPTGPGARLVAVLVFPGVRLLDVTGPIEVFASANDFGGNYRTIIVSADGDEVTTAAGTRLSVDLPVADLHETSDVLVIPGGPGWDRLTRDDTLLDHVRQLDANSRCTASICTGAFLLAAAGLLDGRRAATHWRTSEQLALRFPAVEVEADALFVRDGKMMTSAGVSAGIDLSLALVEEHYGAEVARAVAKDMVVFMQRPGGQSQFSVRARVPHTRQAMLRRVLDAVAEDPGADHTLSAMARRAGVSPRHVARLFGDEVGTTPARYVEQVRLEAAQTMLETGDDPMAVVARRTGFGSPESLRRAFVRNLMVTPGAFRARFHSTGVTHAAPFDPPAGARRAGTVPAPRRG, from the coding sequence ATGAACCATCCACCCACCGGCCCCGGCGCACGTCTCGTGGCGGTTCTCGTCTTCCCCGGCGTGCGGCTGCTGGACGTGACCGGCCCGATCGAGGTCTTCGCCTCGGCGAACGACTTCGGCGGCAACTACCGGACGATCATCGTGTCCGCCGACGGCGACGAGGTGACGACCGCCGCGGGCACCCGGCTCAGCGTCGACCTGCCCGTCGCGGACCTGCACGAGACCAGTGACGTCCTGGTGATCCCCGGCGGCCCGGGCTGGGACCGGCTGACCAGGGACGACACGCTGCTCGACCATGTGCGGCAGCTCGACGCGAACTCCCGGTGCACCGCCTCCATCTGCACCGGCGCCTTCCTGCTGGCCGCCGCCGGCCTGCTGGACGGCCGGCGCGCCGCCACCCACTGGCGGACCTCCGAGCAGCTCGCACTGCGGTTCCCCGCCGTCGAGGTCGAAGCTGACGCCCTCTTCGTCAGGGACGGCAAGATGATGACCTCGGCCGGCGTCAGCGCCGGCATCGACCTCTCGCTGGCACTGGTGGAGGAGCACTACGGCGCCGAGGTGGCCAGGGCCGTGGCCAAGGACATGGTCGTCTTCATGCAGCGGCCCGGCGGGCAGTCCCAGTTCAGCGTCCGCGCCCGGGTCCCGCACACCCGCCAGGCGATGCTCCGCCGGGTGCTCGACGCCGTCGCTGAGGACCCCGGCGCCGACCACACGCTGTCCGCGATGGCCCGCAGGGCCGGTGTCAGCCCCCGCCACGTGGCCCGGCTCTTCGGCGACGAGGTGGGCACGACCCCGGCACGCTACGTCGAACAGGTCCGGCTGGAGGCCGCGCAGACGATGCTGGAGACCGGCGACGACCCGATGGCGGTGGTCGCCCGGCGTACCGGTTTCGGCTCCCCCGAGTCGCTGCGCCGGGCCTTCGTCCGCAACCTCATGGTCACGCCGGGGGCGTTCCGCGCGCGCTTCCACAGCACCGGGGTGACGCACGCGGCGCCCTTCGACCCGCCCGCCGGCGCCCGCCGGGCCGGGACCGTACCCGCCCCGCGGCGCGGCTGA
- a CDS encoding winged helix-turn-helix transcriptional regulator encodes MTETGTEPRACPIAGTLDLVGERWSLLVLREVFMGVRRYADIRANTGAPRDVLTKRLRSLEAAGILERRRYQDRPARFDYHLTPAGQALEPVLIGLREWGMRYLRDPPPAPRFLHTCGADVVTRVVCAECGEPLEGGGLVTVLEEAGSGSG; translated from the coding sequence ATGACCGAGACCGGGACAGAACCGCGCGCCTGCCCCATCGCGGGCACCCTCGACCTGGTGGGGGAGCGCTGGTCGCTCCTGGTGCTGCGCGAGGTGTTCATGGGGGTCAGGCGGTACGCCGACATCCGTGCCAACACCGGGGCGCCGCGGGACGTCCTCACCAAGCGGCTGCGGTCGCTGGAGGCGGCGGGGATCCTGGAGCGCCGCCGCTACCAGGACCGTCCTGCGCGCTTCGACTACCACCTCACACCTGCCGGGCAGGCGCTGGAACCGGTGCTCATCGGGCTGCGGGAATGGGGTATGCGGTATCTGCGGGACCCGCCGCCCGCGCCCCGCTTCCTGCACACCTGCGGCGCCGACGTGGTCACCCGCGTCGTCTGCGCTGAGTGCGGCGAGCCGCTGGAGGGCGGCGGACTGGTGACCGTGCTGGAGGAGGCGGGCTCCGGGAGCGGGTGA
- the argC gene encoding N-acetyl-gamma-glutamyl-phosphate reductase: MAVRAAVAGASGYAGGEVLRLLVGHPGVEIGALTANSSAGQRLGAVQPHLLPLADRELQATSAEVLAGHDVVFLALPHGQSAAVAQQLGDDVLVVDMGADFRLEDAADWERFYGSPHAGTWPYGLPELPGARAALAGTRRIAVPGCYPTAVSLALVPAYAAALAEHEAVVVAASGTSGAGKSAKPHLLGSEVMGSMTPYGVGGGHRHTPEMIQNLSAAAGARVGVSFTPTLAPMPRGILATCTARARPGVTAADVRAAYEKAYADEPFVHLLPAGQWPATGSVHGSNAVHLQVAYDQDAGRIIAISAIDNLTKGTAGGAVQSMNIALGLPETTGLTTIGVAP, translated from the coding sequence ATGGCGGTGCGTGCGGCGGTTGCCGGGGCGAGCGGATATGCGGGCGGTGAGGTGCTGCGGCTGCTGGTCGGGCACCCCGGGGTCGAGATCGGGGCGCTGACCGCGAACTCCAGTGCCGGGCAGCGGCTCGGCGCGGTCCAGCCGCATCTGCTGCCGCTGGCCGACCGGGAACTCCAGGCCACCTCGGCCGAGGTGCTTGCCGGCCACGACGTGGTCTTCCTCGCGCTGCCGCACGGCCAGTCCGCGGCCGTGGCGCAGCAGCTGGGCGACGACGTGCTCGTGGTCGACATGGGCGCCGACTTCCGGCTTGAGGACGCGGCGGACTGGGAGCGCTTCTACGGCTCCCCGCACGCCGGCACCTGGCCCTACGGGCTGCCCGAACTGCCCGGCGCGCGCGCCGCCCTGGCCGGGACCCGGCGGATCGCGGTGCCCGGCTGCTACCCGACCGCCGTCTCGCTGGCGCTCGTACCCGCCTACGCCGCCGCACTCGCCGAGCACGAGGCGGTCGTGGTCGCCGCGTCCGGCACCTCGGGCGCCGGCAAGAGCGCCAAACCGCACCTGCTGGGCTCGGAAGTCATGGGGTCGATGACCCCGTACGGCGTCGGCGGCGGCCACCGGCACACCCCGGAGATGATCCAGAACCTCAGCGCCGCGGCCGGCGCGCGGGTCGGCGTCTCCTTCACCCCCACGCTCGCGCCGATGCCCCGCGGCATCCTCGCCACCTGCACCGCCAGGGCACGCCCCGGCGTCACCGCCGCCGACGTCCGTGCGGCCTACGAGAAGGCGTACGCCGACGAGCCGTTCGTCCACCTGCTGCCGGCGGGCCAGTGGCCCGCCACCGGGTCCGTCCACGGCTCCAACGCCGTCCACCTCCAGGTGGCGTACGACCAGGACGCGGGCCGGATCATCGCGATCAGCGCCATCGACAACCTGACCAAGGGCACCGCAGGCGGGGCGGTACAGAGCATGAACATCGCCCTCGGACTGCCCGAGACGACCGGGCTCACCACGATCGGAGTCGCCCCATGA
- the argJ gene encoding bifunctional glutamate N-acetyltransferase/amino-acid acetyltransferase ArgJ: protein MSVTAAKGFQAAGIAAGIKANGGPDLALVVNSGPRRAAAGVFTSNRVKAAPVLWSEQVLKGGAVTAVVLNSGGANACTGPQGFQDTHATAERAAEVLGHSAGEIAVASTGLIGVLLPMDKLLPGIGKAAAELSEHGGEKAAIAIKTTDTVHKTAVAQGAGGWTVGGMAKGAGMLAPGLATMLVVLTTDADVDDATLDKALRDATRVTFDRADSDGCMSTNDTVLLLASGASGVTPGHDDFADAVRTVCADLARQLIGDAEGASKDIRIEVVGAASEEDAVEVGRSVARSNLLKCAIHGEDPNWGRVLSAIGTTSAVFEPDRLGVAINGVWVCRNGSVGEDRDLVDMRFREVVITADLAAGDASAVIWTNDLTADYVHENSAYSS, encoded by the coding sequence ATGAGCGTGACCGCAGCGAAAGGATTCCAGGCGGCGGGCATCGCCGCCGGGATCAAGGCGAACGGCGGCCCGGACCTGGCCCTGGTGGTCAACTCGGGCCCGCGCCGGGCCGCCGCGGGCGTCTTCACCTCCAACCGGGTGAAGGCCGCACCCGTGCTGTGGTCGGAGCAGGTGCTCAAGGGCGGCGCGGTGACCGCCGTCGTCCTCAACTCCGGCGGCGCCAACGCCTGCACCGGACCGCAGGGCTTCCAGGACACCCACGCCACCGCCGAGAGGGCCGCCGAGGTGCTGGGCCACAGCGCGGGCGAGATCGCGGTGGCCTCCACCGGGCTGATCGGCGTGCTGCTGCCGATGGACAAGCTGCTGCCGGGTATCGGGAAGGCCGCGGCCGAGCTGTCCGAGCACGGCGGTGAGAAGGCCGCCATCGCCATCAAGACCACCGACACCGTGCACAAGACCGCGGTGGCGCAGGGCGCCGGCGGCTGGACCGTCGGGGGGATGGCCAAGGGCGCGGGCATGCTCGCCCCGGGCCTGGCCACCATGCTGGTGGTGCTCACCACCGACGCCGACGTGGACGACGCCACGCTGGACAAGGCGCTGCGGGACGCCACCCGGGTGACCTTCGACCGGGCCGACTCCGACGGCTGCATGTCGACCAACGACACCGTGCTGCTGCTGGCCTCCGGCGCGTCCGGCGTCACCCCCGGCCACGACGACTTCGCCGACGCGGTCCGCACCGTCTGCGCCGACCTGGCCAGGCAGCTGATCGGCGACGCGGAGGGCGCGAGCAAGGACATCAGGATCGAGGTCGTGGGAGCGGCCAGCGAGGAGGACGCGGTCGAGGTCGGCCGGTCGGTCGCCCGCAGCAACCTGCTCAAGTGCGCCATCCACGGCGAGGACCCCAACTGGGGACGGGTGCTGTCCGCCATCGGCACCACCTCGGCGGTCTTCGAGCCGGACCGGCTCGGCGTGGCCATCAACGGCGTGTGGGTGTGCAGGAACGGTTCGGTCGGCGAGGACCGCGACCTGGTCGATATGCGCTTCCGGGAGGTCGTGATCACCGCGGACCTGGCCGCGGGCGACGCGTCGGCGGTGATCTGGACCAACGACCTCACCGCCGACTACGTCCACGAGAACAGCGCGTACAGCTCATGA
- the argB gene encoding acetylglutamate kinase, producing the protein MTARKHSALPKAQVLIEALPWLTRHNGRVVVIKFGGNAMVDEDLKAAFAQDVVFLRQAGLKPVVVHGGGPQINAQLDRHGLVSEFKAGLRVTTPEAMDVVRMVLAGQVQRELVGLLNQHGPLAVGLTGEDARTISAVKHFPTIDGEAVDIGRVGEITAIDTGAIEALLADGRIPVVSSIARAADDGHIYNVNADTAAAALAAALGAETLMVLTDVEGLYEDWPNSDDVISRLTATELEELLPDLSSGMVPKMRGCLHAVRNGVHTARVIDGRVQHAILLEIFTDEGVGTMVVPDDPRPPAAEHLPGQATAEGAAR; encoded by the coding sequence ATGACCGCGCGCAAGCACTCCGCCCTGCCCAAGGCGCAGGTGCTCATCGAGGCGCTGCCCTGGCTGACCCGGCACAACGGCCGGGTCGTGGTGATCAAGTTCGGCGGCAACGCCATGGTCGACGAGGACCTGAAGGCCGCCTTCGCCCAGGACGTGGTCTTCCTGCGGCAGGCCGGCCTCAAGCCGGTCGTCGTGCACGGCGGCGGACCGCAGATCAACGCGCAGCTCGACCGGCACGGCCTGGTCAGCGAGTTCAAGGCCGGCCTGCGGGTCACCACGCCCGAGGCGATGGACGTGGTCCGCATGGTGCTCGCCGGGCAGGTGCAGCGCGAGCTGGTCGGGCTGCTCAACCAGCACGGCCCGCTCGCGGTCGGCCTGACCGGCGAGGACGCCCGCACCATCAGCGCGGTCAAGCACTTCCCGACCATCGACGGCGAGGCCGTCGACATCGGCCGGGTCGGCGAGATCACCGCCATCGACACCGGCGCGATCGAGGCGCTGCTCGCCGACGGCCGTATCCCGGTGGTCTCCTCGATCGCCCGGGCCGCCGACGACGGGCACATCTACAACGTCAACGCCGACACCGCCGCGGCGGCGCTGGCCGCGGCCCTCGGCGCCGAGACGCTGATGGTGCTCACCGACGTCGAGGGGCTGTACGAGGACTGGCCGAACAGCGACGACGTGATCAGCCGGCTCACCGCCACCGAGCTGGAGGAGCTGCTGCCCGACCTGTCCAGCGGCATGGTCCCGAAGATGCGCGGCTGCCTGCACGCGGTACGCAACGGCGTGCACACCGCCCGGGTCATCGACGGCCGGGTCCAGCACGCGATCCTGCTGGAGATCTTCACCGACGAGGGCGTCGGCACCATGGTCGTCCCCGACGACCCGCGGCCGCCCGCGGCCGAA